From a single Streptomyces liliifuscus genomic region:
- a CDS encoding LCP family protein: MSEGTDLPVGYDRSGGATRPPSAVTGRVARGNASPPSTRTAPLPGMPSPATPGRTGHGRRPPGGEGGGRSPKPPPTRRRKVTRLAILLVVALVASAAGTYVWADTKLDQEVDLGALRDRPQEGKGTNYLIVGSDSRAGLSEQARKSLRTGSAEGRRTDSMILLHTGANGTTMMSLPRDSWVTVPPYVRPETGRSYRAEPNKLNAAFSLGGPDLLVRAVERNTGLHIDHYAEIGFAGFVGVVDAVGGVDMCLDRAVKDEKSGADLRQGCQTLDGAEALAFVRQRKQEAEGDLGRTRNQQKFLTALAKKAVTPGTLLNPSRSFPTLGAGLDTLVVDKDTGLRDLMSLFQAMQSVSAGNGRQINVPVSDPGFATSKGSAVKWDDRRAQQLFAELRDDRPVTLPPGK, encoded by the coding sequence ATGAGCGAAGGGACCGACCTGCCGGTGGGCTACGACCGGAGCGGTGGAGCGACTCGACCGCCCAGTGCCGTCACGGGCCGGGTGGCACGCGGAAACGCGTCCCCGCCCTCGACACGTACGGCACCACTGCCGGGCATGCCCTCACCCGCCACCCCGGGACGCACCGGGCACGGACGCCGGCCGCCGGGGGGCGAGGGAGGCGGCAGGTCTCCCAAGCCGCCCCCCACCCGGCGCCGCAAGGTCACGAGGCTCGCGATCCTCCTGGTCGTCGCGCTGGTGGCGTCCGCCGCCGGGACGTATGTGTGGGCCGACACCAAGCTCGACCAGGAGGTCGACCTCGGTGCGCTGCGGGACCGCCCGCAGGAGGGAAAGGGCACCAACTACCTGATCGTGGGCTCCGACAGCCGCGCCGGTCTGTCCGAGCAGGCCAGGAAGAGCCTGCGCACCGGCTCGGCCGAGGGCCGCCGCACCGACTCGATGATCCTGCTGCACACCGGCGCGAACGGCACCACGATGATGAGCCTGCCGCGCGACTCGTGGGTGACGGTCCCGCCGTACGTCCGCCCCGAGACCGGCAGGAGCTATCGTGCCGAGCCGAACAAGCTGAACGCGGCGTTCTCGCTGGGTGGCCCCGACCTGCTCGTGCGGGCCGTGGAACGCAACACCGGGCTGCACATCGACCACTACGCGGAGATCGGCTTCGCGGGCTTCGTCGGGGTGGTGGACGCGGTCGGCGGTGTGGACATGTGCCTGGACCGTGCCGTCAAGGACGAGAAGTCCGGCGCGGACCTGCGCCAGGGCTGCCAGACCCTCGACGGCGCCGAGGCGCTGGCGTTCGTCCGGCAGCGCAAGCAGGAGGCCGAGGGCGACCTGGGCCGCACCCGCAACCAGCAGAAGTTCCTGACCGCGCTCGCCAAGAAGGCGGTCACCCCGGGCACGCTCCTCAACCCGTCCAGGTCCTTCCCGACACTCGGCGCGGGCCTCGACACGCTCGTGGTCGACAAGGACACGGGCCTGCGGGACCTCATGTCGCTGTTCCAGGCGATGCAGAGTGTCTCGGCGGGCAACGGCAGGCAGATCAACGTGCCCGTCTCCGACCCGGGCTTCGCCACCTCAAAGGGCAGCGCCGTGAAGTGGGACGACCGTCGGGCCCAGCAGCTCTTCGCGGAACTGCGGGACGACCGGCCGGTGACGCTCCCGCCCGGGAAGTGA